The proteins below are encoded in one region of Epinephelus lanceolatus isolate andai-2023 chromosome 7, ASM4190304v1, whole genome shotgun sequence:
- the LOC117259293 gene encoding ribonuclease-like, with the protein MRVQFACLLLLFATALSQDARYRKFINQHINGQMSKTRCDQVIQSRGITQTDSNLCKETNTFIRATTNHVRAICGQAGEPYGVMTRSLLPFDIVVCTLRNQGARRPHCQYNGQARTRRIAIRCEQGFPVHFDGDIVHFEN; encoded by the coding sequence ATGAGGGTCCAGTTtgcctgtctgctgctgctttttgcCACTGCGCTCTCTCAGGATGCACGTTACAGGAAGTTCATAAACCAGCATATCAATGGGCAGATGAGTAAAACCAGGTGTGACCAGGTGATACAAAGTAGAGGCATTACCCAAACCGACAGCAATCTGTGTAAGGAGACCAATACCTTCATCCGTGCCACCACTAACCATGTCAGAGCCATTTGTGGTCAAGCAGGAGAGCCATATGGTGTCATGACCAGAAGCCTCCTACCCTTCGACATTGTTGTCTGTACACTGAGAAACCAAGGGGCCAGGCGCCCCCACTGTCAGTACAACGGTCAAGCACGAACCAGGAGAATTGCAATCAGATGTGAGCAAGGCTTTCCTGTGCACTTTGACGGAGACATAGTACACTTTGAAAACTGA
- the LOC117259286 gene encoding trace amine-associated receptor 13c-like yields MMQTLDEAELCFPQLLNSSCRKPTRPRSGVTLFYFLSLISVLTTALNLLVIISISHFRQLHTTTNLLLLCLAVSDFLVGLVVMPADIILADNCWFLGDLVCAVYYLLPFIIVSASAESMVLISVDRYVAICYPLHYPNKVTLKRVRVCVCLCWIYSLIISIVILYDHLKKPGRYNSCHGECVFDIAGDVDLVLNFIIPIFIIIILYMRVFMVAVSQARAMRSNIAAVTLQRSLTVTAKRSELKAARTLGIVVAVFLMCYCPYYCMALTGGKIMIGSSAEAFMGFLMYFNSCLNPVIYAFLYPWFRKAVRLIVTFQIMQPDSCEANIL; encoded by the exons ATGATGCAGACCCTGGATGAAGCTGAACTCTGCTTTCCACAACTCCTCAACAGCTCCTGCAGGAAGCCAACGCGCCCTCGCTCTGGAGTTACGCTCTTCTATTTTCTGTCCCTCATCTCTGTGCTCACTACAGCTCTTAACCTGCTGGTCATCATCTCCATCTCCCATTTCAG GCAGCTTCACACCACCaccaacctcctcctcctctgcctggCTGTCTCAGACTTTCTCGTGGGCCTTGTTGTGATGCCGGCTGATATCATCTTAGCAGACAACTGCTGGTTCTTGGGTGACCTCGTATGTGCTGTGTATTATTTGTTACCCTTCATCATCGTCTCAGCCTCAGCAGAAAGCATGGTGCTCATATCAGTTGACCGCTACGTGGCTATCTGCTACCCTCTGCATTACCCCAACAAAGTCACTCTAAAGAGAGTCCgagtctgtgtttgtctgtgttggaTCTACTCTCTTATTATCAGCATTGTTATTTTATATGATCACCTGAAAAAGCCAGGCAGGTATAATTCATGCCACGGAGAATGTGTGTTTGACATCGCAGGAGATGTGGACCTTGTTTTGAATTTTATCATTCCCATATTTATCATCATAATTCTGTACATGAGAGTGTTCATGGTGGCTGTCTCTCAAGCTCGGGCCATGCGCTCCAACATCGCGGCTGTCACGCTCCAGCGCTCATTGACTGTAACTGCCAAGAGGTCTGAGCTGAAAGCAGCCAGGACTCTGGGTATTGTTGTCGCTGTGTTTCTGATGTGTTACTGTCCATATTACTGTATGGCTCTCACAGGCGGCAAAATAATGATCGGCTCCTCAGCTGAGGCCTTCATGGGTTTTCTGATGTATTTTAACTCCTGTCTCAACCCTGTGATCTACGCCTTTCTCTACCCCTGGTTTAGGAAAGCTGTCAGACTCATTGTTACATTTCAGATCATGCAGCCTGACTCCTGTGAGGCAAACATACTGTAG